The proteins below come from a single Stenotrophomonas lactitubi genomic window:
- a CDS encoding queuosine precursor transporter, which yields MSVRPAPVFAPLTARALVLAVLAMGAVVLLSNVLVQYPINDWLTWGAFSYPVAFLVSNLINRRFGPGPARRVAWIGFAVAVLLSVWVATPRIAIASCSAFIVAQLLDITVFDRLRRGSWWRAPMVATTCSATVDTTIFWSIAFAGSTLPWVSWAAGDLAVKLAIGVCLLAPFRALLWKMAPLRTAG from the coding sequence ATGTCCGTGCGTCCTGCGCCTGTTTTTGCCCCGTTGACCGCCCGCGCCCTGGTGCTGGCGGTACTGGCCATGGGCGCGGTGGTGCTGCTGTCCAACGTGCTGGTGCAGTACCCGATCAATGACTGGCTGACCTGGGGTGCTTTCAGCTACCCGGTGGCGTTTCTGGTCAGCAACCTGATCAACCGCCGCTTCGGCCCGGGCCCGGCCCGCCGCGTGGCGTGGATTGGTTTCGCGGTGGCGGTACTGCTGTCGGTGTGGGTGGCGACGCCGCGCATTGCGATCGCCTCGTGCTCGGCCTTCATCGTCGCCCAGCTGCTGGACATCACCGTGTTCGACCGCCTGCGCCGTGGCAGCTGGTGGCGCGCGCCGATGGTGGCCACCACCTGCAGCGCGACGGTGGATACCACCATCTTCTGGTCGATCGCCTTCGCCGGTTCCACCCTGCCGTGGGTGAGCTGGGCCGCGGGCGACCTGGCGGTGAAGCTGGCGATCGGCGTATGCCTGCTGGCCCCGTTCCGCGCGTTGTTGTGGAAGATGGCGCCGCTGCGCACAGCGGGCTGA